The sequence CATTATTACTTGCAGAGCATTTTCTTTGATTAGCTGACTGCAAAATAAAACTATCTTGTCCTTGAGGGCCATTCATACTTTGTCCTTTTTCCATTCTACCCAAGAAGTTAGCACctataaaaataagataaattaaaatagaacAGAAACAGTACCTCCACAAATGTTTCCATGCCTAACAAAAAGCATGCTTCTTACGAGTGAGAGTTTGATTTTCTAATCAACTGAACATTCAGCTCACAACAACTCCTCACTTCAAGTGTTCAACCATTTAACTGGTAAGTAATTGGAATAAAATTTACACCATCAACAAACTGAATTCTTCATCACACAAGTGTAattacccaacaaaatataGATTTACATTAAATGATTACTATGAGCAAATTGAAAAGCTAAATTTGTAATCAAAATAATCAGTAAtgttaatttctttattatgaCCTGTGCAAGTCATGCTATATACTTTTGGGTGGTTTCTTACATTGAAGACTTTACCAAAAGAGATATGGTAACAATTTTCTTTAGACTGGAAGAGACAGAAAGAATATGGAGAGGTGGTATATCTTGACAAAAGATGCCTTTTAATTTTAAGCACAATATGTCATCATGCACATATAGTGTGTTATGTTCTATAACCACAATATGTAACCCCCCACGGAAAAGTATCcgactcttcttcttcaacatTTATAATGATGGATTAAAAAATTGTTgtccaaaatatattaaaactcTAGGAGGTCTGAGCCATAGAAGCCTTGAACACATTTTTATTCATCAAATCAATAATGAGTATGGAACAGAACAAAAGGTGTGATATACAAACAATACCAAGCTGTCAAGCAATATGaactagtttttaaaaatttattagtcaTGCAATAAAGATGCTGGTGGCACATGGCTTGTCCATGCATGCATTACTGAATGCTGATCCCTCTGTTAACTACCACTCTAATAAATTACCActtattctaaaaaaattaagctAACGGAAGATGgactttttcatttcatttacatttttttctaaCACTATCCCTCACTTGTAAGCCCGCCTCTTTTTGGGCTTTTTCATAGATATTTacatgtgtttttattttatttttattttttatttttttttctgtttgctTAAACTAATCAAAAGGTGgactttttcatttcatttataattttttctaacACCATCACTCACATGTAGACCCGTCTCTTTTTCGATTTTTTGGGCCTTTTCTTAAATCTTTacatatgtttatattttatattttatatttttatttttatttttttatttttttatttttggatagaaTTGTTGAGTTTCAAACTCAAAACCTCTTTGGGCTTTTTTTTGGATCTTTACatgtgtttctatttttttttttttattttcatatatatatatatatatatatatatttttttttttttttgtggagtTGTTGAATTTTGAACTTAATACCTCTTAGATGAGTCGGATCTTTGGTTTTAGATACCATGATGAATTATCACCGATTTCAAAAGCTTAAACCAATAAGATGTAGGTTTATAATTAATATCAAGTTTTTTGTGTCTAacattaaatataaatgaaatgaaaaaatccACCTTCCATTAActtaagcttttgggatcaATGACTAAAAACCTAGATTAAAAATCCTACCACCGTCACTTTACCAGGGGGAATGCTAGACAGATATACataacaaatcatccacatccTACTAGCTTAATCTTTGTAAGGACAAAAAATGGCATACGAGGAGGAATGTCAGACAGATATACATAACAAACCCATATCCTACTAGCTTAAACTTTATCGTACTAGACCATGTATGGGGGGCCTAACGCTTGCCTAGTGAAGGAAGGTCGAAGGAAGTTGGGTCAAGGAAATTGGTGACCTGATGACAGAATAGTAGGCTAGATGAAATAGACATGCTTCATCACACTAGCTTAAAACTTTTCGGATCAAGGTAATTCATCACACTCCATGTCAGGCTTAAGAAGTAGACACTTGCAAAGATAAAAAATGACCTACAAGTGGGGAATGTTAGACACAAAAAAcgtgatatatataataaattcacATTCTActagcttaagcttttgggatcGATGATAGGTAATTCATCGCACTCTATGTCTTTTGGGATCAGTGGTAATTCATCATACTCCATGTCATGCTTAAGAAGTTGACACTTGTAAAGACAAAAAATGACCTACAAGTAAAGGGGAATGTTAAACACAAAGAacttgatatacataataaacccaCATCTTATCAGTTTAAGTTTTTGGAATCAATGGTAGCTAATTCATCACATTTCATGTCAGACTTAAGAAGTTGACACTTATAAGGACCAAAAATGGCATAGTGAGGGGGAATGTTAGACGCAAAAAGCTTGATATACATACTAAACTCACATCCTACCAGCTTAAACTTTTGAGATCATTGATAATTCATCACATTTCATGTCAAGCACATGTTCGTTGTGGTTATCATTAAATAAAGACAACTTCAAGTTGATATCAATTAACTTGTACTAAAGGACAAATTTTTCTAGCATAATGCACATTTTAGGCAAcagttgaataatattaaatgaTCAATTTATAGGTATAATACCAAACAGATGGATTGGCAAAATCAAGTGCAGCAAAATATAGATGGAATGGTAGATGGTTCCATCTCCATGAGAAATTAGAGAAGCCATGAAAAACCCATCAGATGGAACAATAGGTTAATCAAAGTCAGAAACTGACGTGATTAGACTTtaccatataattttatttccatttacCACTATTTACATTTTAGATAGACCAAAAGATAACATCACTAGTCATAACTGCTATAACTTTGAATCTTATAGATTCAagttaaaactatattagcattttaaacttcattaaacATGAGAGCCTTATAAGAATCTAAAGACCGTTAGCCaacaggaaaaaataaataaataaataaataaataaaaatgtgaagAGCATAAAATAGGATGGGGATTTTTACCCTGATGAAAACGTTCCGATGACTTTTAACTCCAAGAACCAAGGCAAAGTTTCATTCTTAGTTTTTACAGCTTTCAAACCTTTGGTACCGGGATTATTCTTCACTGTAGCATGCACTACTCAACACCATATATACAAGAACTAGGACAATGGCTACTTGTTTTTCTCTGCTGGCCCtttaaaatacaaatcaaaGCTCCTGCAATCGTAGAACTTATATCAGTCTATTTAGTTCAATAACTGTTAGAGCAGAAAAATGAAATCCTTACTTTTAATACCAAACATAGATTTTTACCAAGTATTGCCGCTAATTGCTGATTCCAGCTACTATAATCAGATTTTCAAGCAACCACGTAAAGTGGTTTCAgagaaacataaataaaaaagacataACCATAAATTTAACTTCCAGGAAGCTTACGCTTCAATGGCTGACACTAGTAGTCAATCACCTTCCCCTACTTTTTAGTTGCATAGCATTCCATTTTTCTAAAATTCTGATACTGCACAAGATTTTGTATTAACTACTATAGTAAATctacataatttttttcccttttaaaaacTTTGTTTAATAATAACACtgttatttctttccttttttccccctttaaaaaaagatttaaagcAAATACACGATTGTTTCGCATTTTTGGCAAGAAGATTTCATTTTGGTGCTTTGAAGTTTTATTCCtaagaaaaagagtaaaaataataataaataaataaaaagaaagctaTAACACCTGAGAGGAAACAAGAAGCAACTGAGAAAACCCAAAAATGTGAGAAAGCATTAAACTTTAGCAGAGACATGAAAGCAAAGAAGGGAAAGTGAAttcaagcaaagaaaaaaaaaaaaaaaaaacccaaaaaaggaTTGGAATGAGAACATGGATATTATCAAACAGAAGGCTGGAAAAccaaagagagaagaagaaaatgaaaatgagcaCCTTTAATGGGTACAGATCTGCGTTGTTGTTTGTCCAAACAGGCTCAGGCTCAGCTCTGGCCGTAGCTGAAGATTCtgtgcagagagagagagagagagagtgttggTGTTCGCGAAATGCCAAATTTTGTAAGAAGTAAACAAAAGGGAACTGTGCTGTGGGTTTTGTCTGCCAGGCACACCAACTTGAAATGACATTGAAATTGCCAATTCTGACACGTGGTTGTTGTTTTACtttatgatatataaattaattttgtggAGCAGACTCAAAACGGGGTGGTGGCGCAGTTGGCTAGCGCGTAGGTCTCATAGCTTCTTAGTTGAGTTATCCTGAGGTCGAGAGTTCGAGCCTCTCTCAccccattttttcttttgatattaatttgtttattttattattatttcttttaaaataacaGGGCAATCCCTTTCATTGAACTTGACAatagaatgaaatttttttcatctttcctTAGTGGATAGAAACAAAATATTCTCTTTTGAGACCCACCCGCTGAAAATAACATATacatttttcatgttagcaGAAAATTGGTCCTGAATTTGGTTTAACTAGCTATGATTGGAATCTTtgattttgatgatgatgatcatcacCTTGATTGATTCTCTCATTTCATAGACAATTGAAAAGTAATTTGAGCCTGATCCCCGGCACAATTGGTGATTTGTGATATGCACAAGTTGAAAAATAATTCCCCTTTGTTTTTGTAACCCTACAAACTTAAAGTTAATCTagtatattaccaaaaaaaaaaaaaaaaaaaaaaaaaaagcaacaacaacaacaacaaaaatgaaaacttttgcaaacttttaattaaagaaaagcTAAGatcatctttaaaaaataattaaatcctACTCATATATTCTTTGtgacataatttaaaaaataaataaataaaataaaaaagtggatttttgcaacaacaataataataataataataataataataataataatggtggtGGTGGATGTTGGACTTCTATTGCTGGCAACTTTGCAAATATTTCAAAACGTGCATATATTAAAGTTAGGTCTAAGAGAGGCTTATGTCCAAGACGCTGGCTGCGGAGAAGCCATGCGTGAACGAATATACCACTTGCCTAACCATACTTCATGgagtgtttatttatatattaccaAGAATAATAGCTTAGCAGAAAAATATTTGCTCAATTATTATTTGCAGATGTAAAATTGTTATTCTAATTTTGACAAACTTCCAATGTTGCCTGGTGCCTATGGTACTAAATACATTCATTTTCTCTTTACCCGGAATATAAGTAAgttatggttttttttctttatctctttTCATGTAAAGGGTGTATAATTCTAGATGTTTGTAGAATTGTCCCGCTGAATGATTATGTGGTTCATATGCAAGCCAAGCAATGTTTCAGCTTTGAAAAGACTTGGGAAGTTGGTCAAATGTGAATTGCAGAATGGATATGTGTGATTTATTTTTAGACAGTTAGGCCTTGACTCcaaacccttttttattttatttttttttgcccttttctcAGAACATGCATTTTAATCTATACCATTTAATTCTTTCCCATCTCTGACAAATTTGCGTCAAGATTCATGATTATTTGATTGAATTTTTTGGCTGTTCAAATGACGGGGAAACTCAATTTTGTATTCTttcaattgctttttttttttcattctactTTTTCCCCCTTAGAAAAAGACCTATAAAATGAAAAGTAAGTCggatttaatgaaatttttgtacCCATATGACTTTTGGCATCATTCTTTTGACTCATTGGattatttaacataattttCGTTTCAATACCCATATTGTTtatcaactaataaaatattccatcaaataataataataaaaatcattaaagTAGCGTCGCTCTTAGTTTatttaatggaaaatttttatttagaaagtttcaatttaatcttaattatactaagatactatatttttaaaaaattattaaaatatttattaaatttgattattaaattagatattaatatttaattaatttattttttatccacttattcatttaaaaaattattttatttatatttaaattatataaatatatcaactaataatatattaacatatatcatataaaaaatatttttgataaacattttaatatctATAACACTATTTTTTTGGATTAGAATCTTCTACTTGTTTCTATtaattatgtttcttttttaatttctacatTGCATTCTCAGTTGAATAAGCAATGTTAAAtcatcaacaatttttttttaataaaaataattaaatctaaaataaatatgtattgacATGACATATAAATACAATCAGATATCGCAAAAATAAGCAAGAGGCAATTACAACTTaagtttttgacaaataaattatatctaaattaattaagaattattaatcaattaatcattttttcatCTTTAACCAAACCAACCAATAATgctaaaaaatctttaaaaaaatttatcaaatgacatgaaaataaattaatgctaTATTATTTAATCGGATTcacttatttatatatctaaattatattaataatgtcAATTTCATATTTGTCGTCATGCTATTAAGTGATTATACTTAATAAGTAATACTTCCAAACCAAAACATGAATTTTAATATTCTCTGGGTAATTAGACCTCGATATTCTCATTTAACCTAATTCTAGTTTTCCGTTTCaggttaaaattgaaaataattttttttcttttgttttttaacccTACTTGGTCattttttgaaatggttttttACCCTCGTGTTAAACGAGGATATCTTAAAATAATGGACCTTGCTATTTTAGaccataaaatttatttgacctTGTAAGAATTTATTTATACTGTACAGCCAACCATCCATTGCAGCTTTCGGCAAGATTTCTGATTTTATGAGTGGTAGAATCATATCCTTTTCCATAACTCCCTTCATTCGGATCTTTTCCCCTTATAGTCCAGACAAAATCTTCTACTGGGACAGGCATCAATTTTATTAGTCTCTCCAATAGTAtataccattttatttttattttttttcactgaaaaaaaaaaaaaaaaaaccttgtgcCAATATTCTATTTCCTAAAACTGGCAGATGTGACAtcattttgaccaatctttaactaatttttgattttttttttatattttttctaaaagcaaatatatatataagttgtaCCAATTATTATCTAAAATTTTGTAGTTGTGATGCATAATAacttatacaatattaaaaggtgaaaatataacatttttatgatattaattattGATGATAGCCTCAccttttaaatttaagattctttttaaatgaaattttcttttttggtggattaaaatttttgtaaactcttcaaagtaaatttttaaaaaaaaaaaaaaaaaaacaaaaagaacattAGATGATTAAAGTATAAGCAAGAATGCGCTAAAcctttataatataaatgaaaataaaccgTGCAGCATAGGATAAAAGCATATTTCTGTTTATTtgacaataacaacaacaataataataataatgaaaataaataaataattaaataaataaattagatcgGGGAAGaagccaaaaagaaagaaaaaagtcagACAAAAACACGAAGAGATGAGATTGAGATTTGAGCGTAACATCAGCGTCCATTCCTTGCTTTCTGACtcggtttgttttgttttgttttattttataataatagtatGTATTTTTCTGTGTATTTTCTAAAATCTATCTATGgtctgaaaacaaaaacaaaaaattggtaaGTAAAATTCAGTTATAGTAGCAATTTGACGAGTCAACGAAACCCCATCATCACTCTGAGGTGGACCCCACAGGccattgagagagagagagagagagagagagagagagaagaagaaggaggaggagaTTGGGGGGGTCCACTTTCCGCACCCACGCTTCAACTCAAAAACAACACAGCCTCTCCGCCAGCCTTGTTTGGTCCTCTTTTTTCATGCCACCTAAATTTCACTCTCAATTTCTTCTTTCACTTCCATTCATTTTCACATTGACCACGGTTTCCCACTTCGCCAATCCCTTTGAGTCTTTGCCCCTTACCTATTACCCATTAGGgcttacttcttcttcttcctttcatttcctttttcctAGTCCTAAGAGAGAAGATCTAGTTGgtactcttcttcttctcactgTTTAttcccacctttttttttgtatttttctttttattttttgctttgccttttttttttttttttcttttgatttctgGGTTTATGCTCTTTTTTCCTTGTTGGAGAGAAGAATTTCTAGTTGGGTATTGATAGTTTTCTATGTGGGATTAGATTTTTAGTGGGATTTTGACCAATTTCCTGAAGCTGGTTTTCTGggtcttcgttttttttttgggggagcaGCTACATGGAGATTCAGGTTTATGGTTTGCTAATGGTGGAGTTTGAGCTTGAGATTTGAGGGTTTTTCTTTGGACCTGATTTCTATCTTGGGGGTTTTCACTTCGGCTGAGCAAAAGGAAAGGGGTATGTCATCTGCGCTTCTTGAATTGTTTTGATTTTGTTGCATTCGTGGTATTGTTACATCGTATGCTGAAGTGGTTTGACTTTATTAAGTGTTTGGGAAAACTCATTATTTGGATTTAGCAGAAGGGTTTTAAATTGGGTCTGAggttaaattttgagatttgggTTGCAGAGAAAGCGTGCTGGTCTTTGAAGTTGAATTTTGAAGTTCTGGGTATAGTTTTGAAGCTTAACAATGGTTTGACTTTGTGTGACATCGGAAAAAAGTGGTATTTCGAGATCAAATTAAGCCTTTTAAAATGGATAACTCGAAGAATAGGCATAATGATCATTTGGGTGTGaacaaaatgggaaaaaatattagaaagagTCCGCTGCATCAACCCAactttaacaacaacaacaacagtaacaacaacaacaacaacaacaatgctgCCAGGCAACAACCGCAGCCTCAGGTTTACAACATAAGCAAGAATGATTTCCGTAACATTGTCCAGCAGCTCACTGGTTCACCATCACAAGAACCTTTGCCTAGACCCCCACAGAATCCGCCTAAACCTCAGAGTATGCGGTTGCAGAAGATAAGGCCTCCCCCTTTATCACCCATCAACCGGCCGCTTATCCCTCCTCCTGCCCCTGTTCCCGCTCCTGCTCCCGCTCAAGCCCCTCATGCCCCGGCCCCTGTTCCATACAACAATAGCTTAGTTAGGCCTCCTCATTTTGGACAACCACCACCGCAGATGATGCAACCATTGCCATCGGGAGATTCTGGTTGGGCTAATACAGCTGAATCTCCCATTACAGCTTATATGCGATACCTTCAAAGCTCAATGCTGGATCTCACTCCAAGGGGATATACAGGTCAACAACCCTCACCACAGCCGCAGCCACAGGTTCCAGGGCACATTCCAGCTCAACCACTATCTTCTGGTTTACTTCCTAACCCCACAATGCCTCCTGTTCCTCCTCCAAGAATGCCTGGTCCTCCACAAGTGGGTGGCCCTGCCCTTTTCCCGTCACCAACTTCGCAGTTTCTACTGCCATCGCCAACTGGTTACTTGAATTTGTTGTCGCCACGGTCCCCTTATCCGCTACTTTCGCCTGGGATTCAGTTTCCTCCACCACTGACTCCTAATTTTGCCTTTTCACCCATGGCCCAATCAGGGATTTTAGGTCCAGGGCCTCAGCCCCCACCTTCTCCTGGTCTTGTATTTCCTTTATCCCCTTCAGGGTTTTACCCCATCTCAAGTCCAAGATGGAGGGACCAATAGTTGCTGCCATAGTTTTAATGTTTGAGAGCTCGATGCCGACTCAGGAGCTCTTTCTGTATGTGGAATAATCTTCTTCTCGTAAGAGCTGTTAAAAAGAATGTAACATTTATTGATGGTGAAAAAGGTCTTTTTGGTTATTTGTATCTCCATTTCTCATTTCCGCGTTTCCTTTTGTTGACATCCATGTGCAGCTTGTTTTGAA comes from Ziziphus jujuba cultivar Dongzao chromosome 6, ASM3175591v1 and encodes:
- the LOC107430541 gene encoding protein HAIKU1; its protein translation is MDNSKNRHNDHLGVNKMGKNIRKSPLHQPNFNNNNNSNNNNNNNNAARQQPQPQVYNISKNDFRNIVQQLTGSPSQEPLPRPPQNPPKPQSMRLQKIRPPPLSPINRPLIPPPAPVPAPAPAQAPHAPAPVPYNNSLVRPPHFGQPPPQMMQPLPSGDSGWANTAESPITAYMRYLQSSMLDLTPRGYTGQQPSPQPQPQVPGHIPAQPLSSGLLPNPTMPPVPPPRMPGPPQVGGPALFPSPTSQFLLPSPTGYLNLLSPRSPYPLLSPGIQFPPPLTPNFAFSPMAQSGILGPGPQPPPSPGLVFPLSPSGFYPISSPRWRDQ